In Aspergillus oryzae RIB40 DNA, chromosome 6, one genomic interval encodes:
- a CDS encoding uncharacterized protein (predicted protein), translated as MSIGEYSVDHFQTLPSLEVARTNFVKLNGDDLVKDVFKKFFVEQGMDRTFGLAMLHRHFDLEPGEMLVDYQGKSVPWSAGHVSGMKPPQPAIWAVSSDGAFKQTEFYFSEEKGLTIGEEELRFMKRFQELLREHKVTQSFGLCRYPGDDFNGLCEITHGRANINLKPNDWPKNLSAVDTAWFFSEPIWTRGCRCTCNARSPDHPHGVHIYTVSG; from the exons ATGTCCATCGGTGAATACTCTGTGGATCATTTTCAGACACTTCCCTCCCTCGAGGTTGCCCGTACCAACTTTGTGAAGCTGAATGGAGATGATCTTGTGAAAGATGTCTTTAAAAAGTTTTTCGTTGAACAGGGCATGGACCGAACGTTTGGTCTCGCCATGCTTCATCGTCATTTTGACCTCGAGCCTGGTGAGATGCTTGTTGATTACCAAGGTAAATCTGTACCTTGGAGCGCGGGCCATGTCTCCGGAATGAAACCTCCTCAGCCCGCTATTTGGGCAGTCTCATCTGATGGTGCATTCAAACAGACAGAGTTCTATTTCTcggaggagaagggcttgACTATTGGGGAGGAAGAGTTACGTTTTATGAAGCGCTTTCAAGAATTACTCCGTGAGCACAAAGTTACCCAATCCTTTGGTCTCTGCCGATATCCTGGAGACGATTTCAATGGCTTGTGTGAAATCACTCATGGAAGAGCCAATATCAACCTGAAACCAAATGAT TGGCCCAAAAACCTGAGTGCTGTGGATACGGCTTGGTTTTTTTCGGAACCAATCTGGACCCGGGGATGTCGATGCACCTGCAATGCAAGGAGTCCTGATCACCCTCATGGAGTTCACATTTACACTGTGTCTGGATAG
- a CDS encoding alpha/beta fold hydrolase (predicted protein) — MTTPLPLPEGITTRFIPTKTLTFHILESNPDPNTPRPLLLLLHGFPELAFSWRKVIPPLAAAGYHVVAPDQRGFGRTTGWDTRPFSEVDLNTFTLTSFVRDMVTLVHALGYRSVQCVVGHDCGAVTAAMCALVRPDFFRSVVLLSHPFNGSPVLPFGTSSSSSSGEEGEEKGGGGGTESAAGDHVHDELAARGRKHYKWYYSTSPANEEMVEPVAGLGEFLRGYFYLKSGSWGGNQPFPLEGWTAEDLVKLPYYYVMPLEANMREAVQRHMESESEGTVAASKEWLSDEELAVYVGEYARTGFQGGLNWYRVRTAAGGRYTWDFDVYAGRKIEVPAAFVSGKSDWGIYQEPGALEKMVDGRVCSDFRVLRLVDGVGHWAPQECPGVVVEVILELLRGL, encoded by the coding sequence atgacaacccccctccccctcccagAGGGAATAACCACCCGCTTCATCCCCACAAAAACCCTAACCTTCCACATCCTCGAATCCAACCCCGACCCCAACACCCCACGCCCCCTCCTACTCCTCCTCCACGGCTTCCCCGAACTCGCCTTCTCCTGGCGCAAAGTCATCCCCCCACTAGCAGCAGCTGGCTACCACGTCGTAGCCCCCGACCAGCGCGGCTTCGGCCGCACAACAGGCTGGGACACGAGACCCTTCTCGGAGGTCGACCTGAATACATTCACGCTCACGAGCTTCGTCCGGGACATGGTGACCCTGGTACATGCGCTGGGGTATCGGTCTGTGCAGTGCGTGGTCGGACATGATTGTGGAGCTGTTACGGCGGCGATGTGTGCGCTTGTACGGCCGGATTTCTTTAGGAGTGTTGTGCTTTTGAGTCATCCTTTTAATGGGAGTCCTGTGTTGCCGTTTgggacttcttcttcttcttcctctggagaagaaggggaggagaagggtggtggaggaggaacggAGTCCGCGGCAGGGGACCACGTGCATGATGAGCTTGCTGCGCGCGGCAGGAAGCATTATAAGTGGTATTATTCGACTTCGCCAGCGAATGAAGAGATGGTGGAGCCGGTGGCCGGGCTCGGAGAGTTCCTGCGAGGGTACTTTTATCTGAAGAGTGGGAGTTGGGGTGGGAATCAGCCGTTTCCGTTGGAAGGGTGGACGGCTGAGGATTTGGTCAAGTTGCCTTATTACTATGTTATGCCGTTGGAGGCGAATATGCGCGAGGCTGTGCAGAGGCACATGGAGTCGGAGTCGGAGGGGACGGTTGCGGCTTCGAAGGAGTGGTTGTCGGATGAGGAATTGGCGGTTTATGTGGGTGAGTATGCGCGGACGGGGTTCCAGGGTGGGTTGAATTGGTATCGTGTGCGAACGGCTGCTGGGGGCAGGTATACTTGGGATTTTGATGTGTATGCTGGTCGGAAGATTGAGGTACCGGCGGCTTTTGTGTCCGGCAAGTCGGATTGGGGGATTTATCAGGAGCCGggggctttggagaagatggtggatgGGAGGGTTTGTTCGGATTTTAGGGTGTTGAGGTTGGTGGATGGGGTTGGGCATTGGGCGCCCCAGGAGTGTCCTGGGGTTGTGGTGGAGGTTATTTTGGAGTTGTTACGGGGGTTGTAG
- a CDS encoding copper acquisition factor BIM1-like domain-containing protein (predicted protein), translating to MRTFQSSVSQWMAFLLMCLGLANAHTVIVYPGYRGNNLFTNGTVAEANGLGVAMSPNATDSNSFIYPYGQQWIYPCGGMPTSTNRTKWPVSGGAVSFQPGWFQGHATAFIYINLGLGTVPDNMSHPMISPFQINGPSNEPYPGTVCLPQVPLPANISVSPGDHATIQLVETAKHGAALYNCVDIEFAEPEDVAEVTRDNCFNSSHITFSQIFAATSLTSGAVAQGTTRGTFTSLLAAVLAAVMGAMMM from the exons ATGAGGACATTCCAATCATCAGTATCGCAATGGATGGCCTTCCTCCTTATGTGTCTGGGCTTGGCAAATGCCCACACGGTCATCGTTTATCCCGGCTATAGAGGGAACAACTTATTTACAAACGGCACTGTTGCAGAAGCCAACGGTCTCGGGGTAGCTATGAGCCCCAACGCAACAGACAGCAACTCCTTTATATACCCCTATGGACAACAATGGATCTATCCTT GCGGAGGTATGCCCACCTCAACGAACAGAACCAAGTGGCCTGTCAGCGGCGGTGCGGTCTCTTTCCAACCTGGCTGGTTCCAGGGTCACGCCACAGCATTCATCTACATCAACTTAGGCTTGGGAACCGTGCCCGATAATATGAGCCATCCCATGATCTCACCGTTCCAGATCAACGGTCCTTCTAATGAGCCGTACCCGGGCACAGTTTGCTTGCCACAGGTCCCGTTACCGGCCAACATCAGCGTGAGTCCAGGCGACCACGCTACGATTCAATTGGTTGAGACGGCTAAACATGGCGCTGCTTTGTACAAT TGTGTGGATATTGAATTCGCAGAACCCGAGGACGTCGCCGAGGTCACCCGCGATAACTGCTTCAACTCGAGTCATATCACCTTCTCACAAATCTTCGCTGCGACGTCTCTGACGTCGGGTGCTGTTGCACAGGGTACAACGAGAGGGACGTTTACGTCGTTATTAGCTGCGGTGTTAGCGGCTGTGATGGGTGCTATGATGATGTAA
- a CDS encoding SRR1 family protein (predicted protein), protein MPHSNRKRNLNHHKRLEVTDSSGWTHVTAGGKSARRALRPTQQHHDNSEQGKQSQILVPAEAPAQLNLEDLQTQFWGYRQRWEGSDSWRVVERALSSAPVKVDRIVCIGLGSPSGFLKGGWVDRRSVSMYQLAGLVSVVDLMSESYVLDLLPFYRRVDILHTDVVRLEKSIPNLEVFAQDPVFNTHDRSLLASLDITVLDHPHGFEKVSPSTLLYCPGAERTHLEQLLSHAPALVFGGPLEDIESDAVRQFVESRLSVKISRFEDMEHAFWNMRVYSPEECEQ, encoded by the coding sequence ATGCCCCACAGCAACCGCAAGAGAAACCTCAATCACCATAAGCGTCTCGAAGTCACTGACTCCAGCGGCTGGACGCACGTCACTGCGGGCGGAAAAAGCGCCCGTCGAGCTCTGCGTCCCACCCAACAGCACCATGACAACTCAGAACAAGGCAAACAGTCCCAGATCCTTGTCCCCGCCGAAGCGCCGGCGCAGTTGAATTTGGAAGATCTCCAAACACAGTTCTGGGGTTATCGGCAACGATGGGAGGGGTCGGACAGTTGGAGGGTGGTCGAGAGAGCATTATCGTCTGCGCCGGTGAAAGTGGATCGCATTGTCTGTATTGGATTGGGGAGTCCGAGCGGGTTTCTGAAGGGTGGTTGGGTGGATAGGAGGAGCGTGTCAATGTACCAGCTTGCCGGGTTGGTGAGCGTTGTTGATTTGATGAGTGAGTCTTACGTTCTCGATCTTCTGCCCTTCTACAGGCGGGTAGATATTTTGCATACTGACGTTGTCCGATTAGAAAAATCAATCCCGAATCTCGAAGTCTTCGCTCAGGACCCTGTGTTCAATACCCATGACAGATCCCTGCTCGCTTCTCTTGACATTACCGTTCTCGACCATCCCCACGGCTTTGAAAAAGTCTCACCTAGTACTCTCCTCTATTGTCCCGGCGCAGAACGGACGCACCTCGAACAATTACTTTCCCACGCGCCTGCGCTGGTATTTGGTGGTCCATTAGAAGACATCGAGTCAGATGCTGTGAGGCAGTTCGTGGAATCAAGGTTGTCCGTAAAGATTTCGCGGTTCGAGGACATGGAACATGCATTCTGGAATATGAGAGTATACTCACCCGAGGAGTGTGAGCAATAG
- the bgt3 gene encoding putative cell wall glucanase (predicted protein), with amino-acid sequence MSGPHRSFSFNQGDDGAGDAGDVSPIRSQEGHFMNSPPRHNDVSPVSARSQAMGSSPSSGFLSAHEHGDRGWGQNSGHTQAMRTNSTTPGMDNLGPAAVGGGISGIALGVANSHNRQSGIDAFRDTDGRNLPAERGYNTTGSDNPYVPTPPGGGSHGSAENLRPRDSYGSNVALGAAAAPAGQLTPGGSNPSQRSLFDSPYQGVGAMDAGPYQRQSAYSAAGDYPLVINPDEIADDGDDGFTPVPNGKSASSNARAIPAAAAGGAAGGGLFGLFKSKKADNPSYGPVPGAGLEAGEKSRWVKPTPGGGSRKRGWIVGLALAFIVVGAIVGGAVGGTLGNRENEAPDTTKSASSDTESNGDLNKDSSEIKDLMNNPDLHKVFPGMDYTPWGVQYPLCLKYPPSQNNVTRDVAVLSQLTNTVRLYGTDCNQTEMVLHAIDRLELKDMKVWLGVWIDSNDTTNDRQIKQLYKVLDDTKDISIFKGAIVGNEALYRAGNDIASAKKKLISYMDDVRNHFKEKNYDLPIATSDLGDNWKEDLVTATDLVMSNVHPFFAGVTAKEAAGWTWNFWNQNDVPLTKGTNKKQVISEVGWPSGGGNDCGSNNKCTDDTSGSVAGIDEMNQFMSDWICQALENGTDYFWFEAFDEPWKVQYNTKDENWEDKWGLMDAARKLKPGLKIPDCGGKTAA; translated from the exons ATGTCCGGTCCCCACCGGTcattcagcttcaaccaAGGTGATGATGGTGCGGGAGACGCAGGAGATGTTTCACCAATCCGTTCTCAAGAAGGACATTTCATGAACAGCCCTCCCCGGCACAACGACGTGTCCCCGGTTTCTGCCAGAAGCCAGGCGATGGGAAGCTCGCCTTCCAGCGGCTTCTTGTCGGCGCACGAGCACGGCGATCGGGGTTGGGGTCAGAATTCGGGGCATACGCAAGCGATGCGCACGAATTCAACAACGCCAGGAATGGACAATCTTGGCCCTGCCGCCGTGGGCGGTGGTATCAGTGGTATCGCCCTTGGCGTTGCCAACTCCCATAACCGTCAGAGTGGAATTGACGCTTTTAGGGACACAGACGGACGCAACCTGCCTGCTGAACGAGGCTACAACACCACCGGATCCGACAACCCATACGTTCCAACCCCCCCAGGCGGCGGATCGCACGGAAGCGCCGAGAACTTGCGGCCCCGAGACTCTTACGGTTCGAACGTTGCATTGGGTGCCGCTGCCGCTCCCGCAGGCCAGCTGACCCCCGGTGGCTCCAATCCGTCCCAACGCAGTTTATTTGATAGTCCGTATCAGGGTGTGGGAGCTATGGATGCGGGCCCATATCAACGACAGTCCGCCTACAGTGCTGCGGGCGACTATCCCCTTGTCATAAACCCTGATGAGATCGCcgatgatggggatgatggcTTCACGCCTGTCCCGAATGGCAAGTCTGCGAGTTCTAATGCAAGAGCAATTCCGGCAGCCGCCGCTGGGGGAGCTGCCGGGGGTGGGTTATTTGGCTTGTTCAAGTCGAAGAAAGCCGACAATCCGTCCTATGGGCCTGTGCCAGGGGCAGGATTGGAGGCTGGAGAAAAGAGCCGGTGGGTCAAACCTACACCCGGGGGAGGAAGTCGCAAACGTGGGTGGATTGTAGGCCTTGCCTTGGCCTTCATTGTTGTCGGGGCGATCGTCGGCGGCGCTGTCGGTGGTACTCTAGGAAatcgagaaaatgaagccCCGGATACTACAAAATCGGCGTCTAGCGATACCGAATCGAATGGCGATCTCAACAAAGACTCCTCGGAAATCAAAGATTTAATGAATAATCCCGACCTCCACAAAGTATTTCCGGGCATGGACTATACTCCCTGGGGCGTCCAGTATCCGCTTTGTCTTAAATATCCACCTTCGCAAAACAATGTCACTCGTGATGTGGCAGTGCTCTCACAGTTGACCAACACTGTCCGGCTCTACGGCACGGATTGCAATCAAACAGAGATGGTCTTACATGCTATTGACAGACTAGAATTGAAGGACATGAAGGTCTGGCTAGGAGTCTGGATCGACTCGAACGACACGACGAACGATCGACAGATCAAGCAACTATACAAGGTCCTGGACGATACGAAAGATATATCCATTTTCAAGGGAGCCATTGTCGGGAACGAAGCACTGTATCGGGCTGGTAATGATATCGCAAGcgcgaaaaagaagctgatCTCGTATATGGATGATGTGAGGAATCActtcaaagagaaaaactACGACCTCCCCATAGCGACGTCCGACCTCGGCGACAACTGGAAGGAAGATCTCGTCACGGCCACAGATCTCGTGATGTCTAACGTGCACCCTTTCTTCGCGGGTGTTACGGCTAAGGAAGCTGCCGGCTGGACCTGGAATTTTTGGAACCAAAACGATGTCCCGCTAACGAAGGGCACAAATAAGAAGCAAGTCATATCTGAGGTGGGATGGCCAAGTGGTGGCGGTAATGATTGCGGTTCGAACAACAAGTGTACGGACGATACGTCCGGCTCCGTAGCTGGCATCGATGAAATGAACCAATTTATGTCGGATTGGATTTGCCAGGCATTGGAGAATGGCACAGATTACTTCTG GTTCGAGGCGTTCGATGAGCCGTGGAAGGTCCAGTATAAcaccaaggatgagaattgGGAAGATAAATGGGGCCTTATGGATGCCGCGCGCAAGTTGAAGCCAGGGCTCAAGATTCCTGATTGTGGCGGCAAGACAGCCGCATAA
- a CDS encoding uncharacterized protein (predicted protein): MTGMVQTDLAHPSTSKYKDEPADEHLRHPGHQGPPHLQLQHPRPASLVQQQKHPNSPLQPSAGLSSGSYAPHALGNGVLHHPNPYGPPAQEPAYYASHPPYTAASAPAQYPSSGPPEMMATATQMQRPYPPIYQTPQSGSPASVTSQSHEQHSRNLYSQSPQMASQMYGYSPYSPINTVQPSPYAHSSSQHPLTSQSMILPHQTSSAPIPHTQAPAVTMATSPSTVTAQQQPTPPQRTVLNPPLPTATSAPIPPSSVHHQNSAIGASTSAAPGPIPATTPLVVRQDSNGVQWIAFEYSRDRVKMEYTIRCDVESVNVDSLSQEFKTENCVYPRACCSKDQYRGNRLVYETECNAVGWALAELNPALRGKRGLIQRAVDSWRNSNQDPRLRSRRVRRMAKINRRQGLPAQPPAHMATATPVAPGVPGASLTAPGPRPSLGPLAMGPPQLHHHHAQPEGNTSNEEVSGTADYANGTNRPPAADSHPTPGHSPAEIRTAQVFHGFPAFPPPTGGARGPSIPPLIRDSGIATLGRHPAVVTSSSKIEEVEDEDEDDDDERNPSNDALFGVFPEGKRRKFILVDDNQRGCRVRVKVMLDQVDMNEIPDSYRMSNSVYPRTYFPVQMKNPPGRVIPGRRYIKDENEEDDEETPTVGRILVPAPSVDGDSEIAVPKLSRARRKKEVLLNDLGYRMSWSQSRVFAGRMLFLQRSLDAYRNKMRSTMLAAGQEPTAIPRHFETRAGKRRFLERKRRTTAPLGRASGANTYSASRRSAEEVEA, translated from the exons ATGACCGGCATGGTTCAGACTGACCTAGCACATCCATCGACGTCCAAATACAAAGACGAGCCGGCTGACGAGCAT CTTCGACACCCTGGGCATCAAGGCCCaccacatcttcaacttcaacatcCAAGGCCAGCGAGTCTTGTCCAACAGCAAAAGCACCCCAACTCTCCTCTTCAACCCAGCGCAGGTCTATCTTCTGGATCGTACGCCCCCCACGCCCTGGGGAACGGAGTTCTGCACCATCCGAATCCGTACGGACCACCCGCACAAGAGCCAGCGTACTACGCATCCCACCCTCCATATACAGCAGCAAGTGCACCAGCACAGTATCCCTCTAGTG GACCCCCTGAAATGATGGCAACAGCCACGCAGATGCAGAGGCCTTATCCTCCAATTTACCAAACACCACAGTCCGGTTCTCCAGCATCGGTAACTTCTCAGTCACATGAGCAGCACAGCCGGAACCTTTACAGTCAATCGCCACAGATGGCATCGCAGATGTATGGCTACTCACCATATTCACCTATAAACACTGTGCAGCCTTCACCGTACGCACACTCCTCGTCACAGCATCCTCTCACTTCGCAATCGATGATACTGCCTCACCAGACCAGCTCTGCGCCCATACCCCATACCCAAGCACCAGCTGTCACCATGGCGACTAGCCCCAGCACAGTTACGGCTCAGCAGCAGCCGACACCTCCACAACGGACAGTTTTGAACCCACCACTTCCTACAGCCACTAGCGCCCCAATCCCTCCAAGCAGTGTGCATCATCAGAACTCAGCTATTGGAGCAAGTACTAGCGCTGCACCAGGTCCCATTCCAGCCACCACCCCACTTGTCGTACGCCAGGACAGCAACGGAGTCCAGTGGATTGCTTTCGAGTACTCTCGGGACCGTGTGAAGATGGAATACACCATTCGTTGTGATGTTGAATCCGTTAACGTGGATAGCCTTAGCCAAGAGTTCAAGACGGAGAATTGCGTCTATCCCCGAGCCTGCTGCAGTAAGGACCAATACAGAGGTAACAGACTAGTCTACGAAACTGAATGTAATGCTGTTGGATGGGCTTTGGCAGAGCTTAACCCAGCATTGAGGGGAAAGCGGGGCTTGATTCAACGTGCAGTTGACAGCTGGAGGAATAGCAATCAAGATCCACGACTTCGAAGCAGGCGTGTGAGAAGGATGGCCAAGATAAATAGACGGCAAGGGCTCCCAGCACAACCGCCTGCTCATATGGCCACTGCTACACCTGTTGCACCCGGTGTTCCTGGCGCTAGCCTGACAGCTCCCGGTCCACGTCCGTCATTGGGTCCTCTAGCCATGGGCCCTCCGCAACTGCATCACCACCATGCTCAACCCGAGGGAAATACGAGTAATGAGGAAGTAAGCG GTACCGCTGATTATGCGAATGGTACCAATCGTCCACCGGCTGCGGACAGTCATCCGACCCCTGGACATTCACCTGCGGAGATTCGTACTGCCCAGGTATTCCACGGCTTCCCTGCCTTTCCGCCTCCTACAGGGGGTGCTAGGGGCCCTTCAATACCCCCTCTCATTCGGGATAGTGGGATCGCCACCCTTGGGCGGCATCCGGCTGTTGTGACATCTTCCAGCAAGATCGAGGAAgtcgaggacgaggacgaggacgatgacgatgagcgCAACCCAAGCAATGATGCGTTGTTCGGCGTATTTCCCGAGGGCAAGCGCCGCAAGTTTATACTCGTCGACGATAATCAGCGGGGTTGCCGGGTTCGTGTCAAAGTTATGCTGGATCAGGTGGACATGAATGAGATCCCCGACTCATACCGAATGTCGAACTCCGTCTACCCTCGAACATACTTCCCCGTTCAAATGAAGAACCCTCCCGGCCGAGTCATTCCTGGCAGAAGATACATCAAGgacgagaatgaggaggatgatgaggaaaccCCCACTGTCGGGCGCATTCTGGTCCCAGCTCCCAGTGTCGATGGGGATAGTGAAATTGCTGTTCCAAAACTGTCCCGTGCACGTCGAAAGAAGGAAGTCTTATTGAATGACCTGGGTTATCGAATGAGTTGGAGCCAAAGTCGTGTCTTCGCTGGACGCATGCTGTTCCTACAGCGATCTC TGGACGCTTATCGGAATAAAATGCGCAGTACTATGCTGGCTGCGGGCCAGGAGCCGACTGCAATTCCCCGACACTTTGAGACCCGAGCCGGAAAACGGAGATTCCTTGAGCGCAAAAGACGAACAACAGCTCCTCTGGGCCGGGCCAGTGGGGCAAATACATACTCTGCATCCCGACGCAGCGCAGAGGAAGTTGAGGCTTAG